The following proteins are encoded in a genomic region of Desulfuromonadaceae bacterium:
- a CDS encoding DUF1015 domain-containing protein, translating to MVFEKIALQAPHILLPRNGIDLNRWAVIACDQYTSQPEYWDKVARHIGDAPSTLELIFPEVYLEDDDGELRVQRINAAMRRYLDEKILLDQGAGFILVDRATTQVPSRKGLMVALDLEQYDYNAGATTLIRATEGTIVDRLPPRIKVRENAPIELPHIMVLIDDPQLTVIEPLFAKELEEVYDVELMADGGRVRGWRVSAAADIEQVAARLAALATPAAFNARYGVSDKPVMLYAMGDGNHSFATAKAIWERLKAQVSDLAAIMNHPARYALVELVNVHDPGLEFEAIHRVLFNVDGNDLLAAMERYYADRCEDFALRQVADVQKELALPPSAGVHRIPFVIGAQQGVIEISAPRFNLVVATLQGFLDVYLPATKARIDYIHGDETVAELGGKTGNAGFWLPAISKHELFKTIVLDGALPRKTFSMGEADEKRFYLECRAIVCGGESVDIDQ from the coding sequence ATGGTCTTTGAAAAGATTGCCCTCCAGGCACCGCACATTCTGCTGCCGCGCAACGGGATTGATCTGAATCGCTGGGCGGTGATTGCCTGTGACCAATATACCTCACAGCCGGAATATTGGGACAAGGTCGCTCGCCATATCGGTGATGCACCGTCAACGCTGGAACTGATTTTCCCCGAAGTCTATCTCGAAGATGACGACGGTGAGCTGCGGGTGCAGCGAATCAATGCCGCAATGCGGCGTTATCTTGATGAAAAGATTCTTCTTGATCAGGGGGCCGGGTTCATTCTGGTCGACCGGGCGACAACCCAGGTGCCGTCACGCAAGGGGCTGATGGTGGCACTCGACCTGGAACAATACGACTATAACGCGGGGGCAACCACCCTGATTCGGGCAACGGAGGGGACGATTGTCGATCGTCTGCCGCCGCGCATCAAGGTGCGCGAAAATGCACCGATTGAGCTGCCCCATATCATGGTGCTGATCGACGATCCGCAGCTGACGGTGATCGAACCGCTCTTCGCCAAGGAGCTGGAAGAGGTTTATGATGTTGAGCTGATGGCCGACGGTGGTCGGGTGCGCGGCTGGCGCGTCTCGGCTGCTGCGGATATTGAGCAGGTTGCCGCACGGCTTGCCGCATTGGCGACGCCAGCGGCATTCAATGCCCGTTACGGGGTCAGCGACAAACCGGTGATGCTCTACGCCATGGGAGACGGCAACCACTCCTTTGCTACCGCCAAGGCGATCTGGGAGCGGCTCAAGGCGCAGGTGTCCGATCTTGCTGCGATCATGAACCACCCGGCCCGCTATGCCCTGGTCGAGCTGGTCAACGTTCACGATCCCGGCCTCGAATTCGAGGCGATTCACCGGGTACTGTTCAATGTGGACGGCAATGATCTGTTGGCGGCGATGGAGCGTTACTATGCCGACCGCTGTGAAGACTTTGCTCTGCGTCAGGTGGCTGATGTGCAAAAGGAGCTCGCGTTGCCGCCGAGCGCCGGGGTACATCGTATCCCCTTTGTGATCGGAGCACAGCAGGGCGTCATTGAAATCAGCGCACCGCGTTTCAATCTGGTGGTCGCGACCTTGCAAGGGTTTCTCGACGTCTATCTGCCTGCCACCAAGGCGCGGATCGATTATATTCATGGCGATGAGACCGTCGCCGAACTCGGCGGTAAGACCGGCAATGCGGGGTTCTGGCTGCCGGCGATTTCGAAGCACGAGCTCTTTAAAACCATCGTCCTCGATGGCGCGTTGCCGCGCAAAACCTTTTCCATGGGGGAAGCGGATGAGAAGCGCTTTTATCTCGAATGCCGGGCGATTGTCTGCGGCGGGGAATCCGTTGACATCGATCAGTAA
- a CDS encoding DUF3365 domain-containing protein encodes MLFTARNFQSSPTRCALWLIAFAGWTILILLLAWHQQSSDRRAFLDIASAEAGASYDKDLLYRRWAARHGGVYVPVTEETPPSPYLKNIPERDIVTPSGKKLTLINPAYMTRQVFTLAEEAAGVRGHITSLNPIRSGNSPDRWEKETLLRFAAGATHASTVAEINGEKFLRKMFPMVTEASCLKCHQQQGYAVGEIRGGISVSVPLAPYREVSETLAEQHFITYLVIWVVGMLFLFTTREKIELQMGQVSAALAHARQVQGELQISEANYRILFDEAAYGIAVADIKTGELLAVNAALCQLVERDRDELLGKSQAILHPPELKASGAVDVSRCFEDYRAGVSSDLHVSRIITRAGQLRDVEIKAARVVYNGHEALQGLFYDLTERTSLQHQAIRASHLAAIGELSAGVAHEINNPIGGVINYADILKSRTTDEKSRELLERIIKEGERVAAIVKSLLSFSRDDKGEHKFYDIQVLLEEPLSLVHSQLKKDGITLQTSIAADLGRIKCNAHQIEQVFLNLLSNSRYALNEKFPDHDDNKKIVLSARRIERDHHALLSVEVTDFGSGIPQQVLPNVLKSFYTTKKAGVGTGLGLSICADIIRLHQGDIAIDSVAGEYTRVSIELPLMS; translated from the coding sequence ATGTTATTCACTGCCCGGAATTTTCAGTCAAGTCCGACACGCTGCGCGCTATGGTTGATCGCTTTTGCGGGGTGGACAATCCTGATCCTGCTGCTGGCGTGGCATCAACAGAGTTCCGACAGAAGAGCTTTTCTCGATATTGCTTCCGCCGAGGCAGGGGCGAGTTATGACAAGGATCTGCTCTACCGGCGGTGGGCGGCACGGCACGGCGGTGTGTATGTTCCGGTGACGGAAGAAACCCCGCCGAGTCCCTATCTCAAAAACATCCCTGAACGCGATATCGTCACCCCGTCCGGCAAAAAACTCACCCTGATCAATCCTGCCTATATGACGCGCCAGGTCTTCACCCTTGCCGAGGAAGCTGCTGGTGTCCGCGGGCACATTACCAGCCTGAATCCGATTCGCTCGGGAAATAGCCCCGACCGGTGGGAAAAAGAAACGTTGCTGCGTTTTGCCGCGGGCGCGACGCACGCCTCAACGGTTGCTGAAATCAACGGGGAAAAGTTTCTCCGCAAAATGTTTCCGATGGTGACGGAAGCAAGCTGCCTGAAATGTCATCAACAGCAAGGGTATGCTGTCGGGGAGATCCGTGGCGGGATCAGTGTCTCCGTGCCGCTGGCACCGTATAGAGAGGTTTCTGAAACGTTAGCAGAACAACACTTCATAACCTATCTCGTGATTTGGGTCGTAGGGATGCTCTTTCTTTTTACCACGCGGGAAAAAATCGAGTTACAGATGGGTCAGGTCAGCGCGGCCTTGGCTCACGCCCGCCAGGTGCAGGGCGAACTGCAAATATCGGAGGCCAATTACCGGATTCTCTTTGACGAAGCCGCCTACGGCATTGCCGTGGCGGATATCAAAACGGGGGAGCTGCTGGCGGTTAACGCGGCCCTTTGTCAGCTGGTTGAACGCGACAGGGATGAGTTGCTTGGCAAGTCCCAGGCCATCCTGCATCCGCCTGAATTAAAGGCTTCCGGCGCTGTGGACGTCTCCCGGTGCTTTGAAGATTACCGCGCAGGGGTAAGCTCCGACCTGCATGTGTCCCGGATTATAACCCGGGCAGGACAACTCCGCGATGTCGAAATCAAGGCCGCCAGGGTGGTCTACAACGGACACGAAGCATTGCAGGGACTTTTTTATGATCTGACGGAAAGAACGTCTTTGCAGCATCAGGCGATTCGCGCCTCGCATCTGGCGGCCATCGGCGAGTTGTCGGCGGGGGTGGCGCATGAGATCAACAACCCGATCGGCGGGGTGATCAACTATGCGGATATCCTCAAGTCACGGACAACAGACGAAAAGAGCAGGGAGCTTCTTGAGCGTATTATCAAGGAGGGGGAACGTGTTGCCGCCATCGTCAAAAGTCTCTTGTCTTTTTCGAGGGATGATAAAGGAGAACACAAATTTTACGATATCCAGGTATTGCTTGAGGAGCCGCTCTCGCTGGTGCATTCGCAGCTGAAAAAAGATGGCATTACCTTGCAAACCTCGATTGCCGCTGATCTTGGTCGGATCAAATGCAATGCCCATCAGATCGAGCAGGTTTTCCTGAATCTTCTCAGTAACTCAAGGTATGCCCTCAACGAAAAGTTTCCCGACCACGATGATAACAAGAAAATAGTATTGTCGGCGCGGCGCATTGAAAGAGATCACCACGCCTTGCTGAGCGTTGAAGTCACCGACTTCGGCAGCGGCATCCCGCAACAGGTGCTGCCCAATGTGCTCA
- the aroF gene encoding 3-deoxy-7-phosphoheptulonate synthase has protein sequence MIIVMKKGASDAQLAEVEKRISELGYQSHVIHGETRNVVGAVGDERGKEILQSLEVLPGVENVVPILKPFKLASREIRAEPSCFELAPGVIIGGDNLVVMAGPCAVESEEQLLSAAIAVKAAGATVLRGGAFKPRSSPYSFQGLEEEGLKLLDRVRSATGLPIVTEVVNPRDVELVGRYADIMQVGARNVQNFALLKMLGQLGKPVLLKRGMSTTIQEFLMSAEYILSEGNQRVVLCERGIRTFETATRNTLDISAVPVLKELSHLPVIIDPSHATGHASLVAPMSYAAVAAGADGLIIEVHPHPELASCDGPQSLRPEDFALVMAKLREYAVVAGRKL, from the coding sequence ATGATTATCGTCATGAAAAAAGGGGCCAGCGACGCACAACTGGCCGAAGTCGAAAAACGGATCAGTGAGCTGGGCTACCAGTCCCATGTGATTCATGGAGAAACACGCAACGTCGTCGGCGCGGTCGGCGACGAACGCGGCAAGGAAATCCTGCAATCGCTCGAAGTCCTCCCCGGCGTCGAGAACGTGGTGCCGATCCTTAAACCGTTCAAACTTGCCAGCCGCGAGATCCGGGCCGAGCCGAGCTGTTTTGAACTGGCACCTGGCGTCATCATCGGCGGCGACAATCTGGTGGTGATGGCCGGACCGTGCGCGGTCGAAAGTGAAGAACAACTCCTGTCCGCCGCCATTGCGGTCAAGGCGGCCGGGGCGACGGTCCTGCGCGGCGGCGCGTTCAAGCCGCGCAGCAGCCCCTACTCCTTTCAGGGGCTCGAAGAAGAAGGGCTCAAGCTGCTCGATCGGGTACGTAGCGCCACCGGCTTGCCGATTGTGACCGAAGTGGTGAATCCGCGCGATGTCGAGCTGGTGGGACGTTATGCCGATATCATGCAGGTTGGTGCGCGCAACGTGCAGAACTTTGCGCTGCTCAAGATGCTCGGTCAGCTCGGTAAACCGGTGCTGCTCAAACGCGGCATGTCGACGACGATTCAGGAATTTCTAATGAGTGCCGAATATATCCTCTCCGAGGGGAACCAGCGGGTGGTGCTCTGCGAGCGCGGCATCCGCACCTTTGAGACCGCCACCCGCAACACCCTCGATATTTCTGCCGTGCCGGTCCTCAAGGAGCTGTCGCACCTGCCGGTGATCATCGATCCATCCCATGCCACCGGCCACGCCAGCCTGGTTGCACCGATGTCCTATGCCGCCGTCGCCGCCGGGGCCGACGGGTTGATTATCGAAGTCCACCCCCATCCGGAGCTGGCCTCGTGTGATGGCCCGCAATCGTTGCGGCCGGAGGATTTTGCCCTGGTGATGGCGAAGCTGCGCGAATACGCCGTGGTCGCCGGACGCAAACTTTAA
- the serC gene encoding 3-phosphoserine/phosphohydroxythreonine transaminase has translation MANQVFNFGAGPAMLPVPVMEKIQTEFLNYNGMGVSAIEISHRSKEFVAILEAAQATFRELSGVPDNYKILFVHGGARMQFAAIPLNLAGRTATKKCLYFETGNFAKLAHKDAVPFCNVKVVASGAATNHDRLPPYSPADIDQDAAYCHITSNNTVYGSQWQTFPDTGAVPLIADQTSEILSREIDYSKFGCIYAGMQKNLGPSGMAMVVIREDLLGFASEQTPLLLNYTQLDKDNSLTNTTNTFAIYVVKLMLDWLKAEGGVKVIEARNRAKAAHLYALLDGSGFYKGFVQPEFRSMMNVTFNLASEELEAKFLKEAGAAGLYALKGHRAVNGIRASIYNPMPMAGVEALASFMEEFERKNG, from the coding sequence ATGGCTAATCAGGTATTCAATTTCGGTGCGGGTCCGGCGATGTTGCCGGTTCCGGTGATGGAGAAGATTCAGACGGAGTTTCTCAACTACAACGGCATGGGCGTGTCGGCGATCGAAATCAGCCACCGTTCCAAGGAATTCGTCGCCATTCTCGAAGCGGCGCAGGCGACTTTCCGGGAGCTGAGCGGAGTGCCGGACAACTACAAGATTCTCTTTGTTCACGGGGGCGCACGGATGCAGTTCGCCGCAATTCCGCTCAACCTCGCGGGGCGTACGGCGACCAAAAAGTGCCTCTATTTCGAGACCGGCAACTTTGCCAAGCTGGCGCACAAGGATGCCGTGCCGTTCTGCAACGTCAAGGTGGTGGCCAGCGGTGCTGCCACCAACCATGACCGGTTGCCCCCCTATTCTCCCGCCGATATCGATCAGGATGCCGCCTACTGTCACATCACCAGCAACAACACCGTTTACGGCAGCCAGTGGCAGACTTTCCCCGACACCGGCGCGGTGCCGTTGATCGCTGACCAGACCTCGGAAATCCTTTCCCGCGAGATCGATTACAGCAAGTTCGGTTGCATCTATGCCGGCATGCAAAAGAACCTCGGACCGTCAGGGATGGCGATGGTGGTTATTCGTGAAGATCTGCTCGGCTTTGCTTCCGAGCAAACCCCGTTGCTGCTCAATTACACACAACTGGATAAGGATAATTCGCTGACCAACACCACCAACACCTTTGCCATTTACGTTGTCAAGCTGATGCTCGACTGGCTCAAGGCCGAAGGGGGGGTCAAGGTGATCGAAGCGCGCAACCGTGCCAAGGCCGCGCACCTTTACGCGCTGCTCGACGGAAGCGGTTTTTACAAGGGGTTTGTCCAGCCGGAATTCCGTTCGATGATGAACGTGACGTTCAATCTGGCGAGTGAAGAACTCGAAGCCAAATTCCTCAAGGAAGCCGGTGCCGCCGGTCTCTATGCCCTCAAGGGGCACCGGGCGGTCAACGGTATTCGCGCCTCGATCTACAACCCGATGCCGATGGCGGGGGTTGAGGCGCTGGCGAGCTTTATGGAAGAGTTCGAGCGCAAGAACGGCTGA
- a CDS encoding phosphoglycerate dehydrogenase has translation MYKIMTRNQISVKGLDRFPRDKYEIASEIGTPDAIMLRSHVLAAEDIGASIKAIGRAGAGVNNIPVENCSARGIVVFNAPGANANAVKELAIATMLLAARDIVGAIEFVRREGPGKGAEELHKLVEGGKKTYGGTELKGKTLGVVGLGAIGSLVAETGLMLGMNVLGYDPALSVEAAWRLSRDVQRMENMQSLLAKSDFVTLHLPVLEATRNLINKELIDSFKNGAVLINLSREKVVDAEAILAGLESGRISQYLTDFPMVELIGHPKVVLIPHLGASTEEAEENCAIMIADQLSDFLENGNIRNSVNFPNTMLERNGQYRLAISNRHVPKMLGQVLSVLADQSINVLDMINKSRGDIAYNLIDIEVPASAEVVKKLTAIAGVINVRAL, from the coding sequence ATGTACAAGATCATGACCCGCAACCAGATCTCGGTGAAGGGGCTTGACCGTTTTCCGCGCGATAAATACGAAATCGCCAGCGAGATCGGTACGCCCGATGCGATCATGCTGCGTAGCCACGTCCTGGCAGCGGAGGATATCGGTGCGTCGATCAAGGCGATTGGCCGGGCTGGTGCCGGGGTCAACAATATCCCGGTTGAAAACTGCTCCGCGCGCGGCATTGTCGTCTTCAATGCGCCCGGTGCCAACGCCAACGCGGTCAAGGAACTGGCCATCGCCACGATGCTCCTCGCCGCGCGCGACATTGTCGGGGCGATCGAGTTTGTTCGGCGTGAGGGGCCAGGGAAGGGTGCCGAGGAGCTGCACAAGCTGGTCGAAGGGGGCAAAAAAACCTATGGCGGAACAGAGCTCAAAGGGAAAACCCTCGGCGTTGTCGGGCTCGGCGCGATCGGTTCACTGGTGGCGGAAACCGGGCTGATGCTCGGTATGAATGTCCTCGGTTACGATCCGGCGCTGTCGGTCGAAGCGGCCTGGCGGCTGTCACGCGATGTGCAGCGGATGGAGAACATGCAGTCGCTCCTTGCCAAATCCGATTTTGTGACCCTTCACCTGCCGGTGCTGGAAGCGACGCGCAACCTGATCAACAAGGAGTTGATCGACAGTTTCAAAAACGGCGCGGTGCTGATCAATCTGTCGCGGGAAAAGGTTGTCGATGCCGAAGCGATTCTCGCCGGGCTGGAGAGCGGCAGGATCAGCCAGTATCTGACCGACTTCCCGATGGTTGAGCTGATCGGGCACCCCAAGGTGGTGCTGATCCCTCATCTTGGCGCCAGCACCGAAGAGGCGGAGGAAAATTGTGCGATCATGATCGCTGACCAGCTCAGCGATTTTCTTGAAAATGGCAACATCCGCAATTCGGTCAATTTCCCCAATACGATGCTGGAGCGTAATGGCCAGTATCGTCTGGCGATTAGCAACAGGCATGTTCCAAAAATGCTCGGGCAGGTGCTGTCGGTTCTTGCTGACCAAAGTATCAATGTGCTCGATATGATTAATAAAAGTCGCGGCGATATTGCTTATAACCTGATCGATATTGAAGTCCCTGCCTCGGCAGAGGTGGTGAAAAAGCTGACCGCGATAGCAGGCGTTATTAACGTTCGTGCGCTGTAA